A window of the Ostrea edulis chromosome 1, xbOstEdul1.1, whole genome shotgun sequence genome harbors these coding sequences:
- the LOC130050944 gene encoding uncharacterized protein LOC130050944 produces MSDIVEYCPTNLTEVIAASARLNCGEDRFGNDQYLCLPNVRKTGLVEYCHKGVIPLIPSGYCVDTTGGQLYSRKCEQFLYGCPSQHFQTNKIYRHPACLNINTENRCYIADPSCPNTTSTFTTEDMMETSSTYSNFSNTTVNTLYTTTTSLEDVPDVGAVVGGVLAAVFVITVLLILVRVVLRRRKQRKNQLRDGRDEETLRKYYSIQIIVQF; encoded by the exons ATGAGTGACATTGTCGAGTATTGTCCTACAAACCTGACAGAAGTCATCGCGGCATCAGCGAGACTAAACTGCGGTGAAGACAGGTTTGGAAATGATCAGTATTTATGTCTTCCTAACGTCAGAAAGACTGGGCTTGTGGAATATTGTCATAAAGGAGTCATTCCATTGATACCAAGTG GATATTGTGTGGATACAACGGGAGGCCAGTTATATTCCAGAAAATGTGAACAATTCCTCTATGGTTGTCCAAGTCAGCATTTCCAAACCAATAAGATATACAGAC ATCCCGCCTGTCTGAATATAAACACAGAGAACCGGTGTTATATTGCTGATCCGTCATGTCCCAACAC GACATCAACATTCACTACGGAAGACATGATGGAAACATCATCCACCTACTCGAACTTCTCTAACACAACTGTGAATACTCTCTACACCACGACCACATCCTTAGAAGATGTACCTGATGTAGGGGCCGTTGTGGGAGGGGTGTTAGCTGCAGTGTTTGTTATCACAGTCCTGCTGATTTTAGTGCGTGTTGTTTTGAGAAGGAGGAAACAACGGAAAAACCAACTTAGagatg GAAGAGATGAAGAAACCCTGCGTAAGTATTATTCTATTCAGATTATAGTTCAATTTTAG
- the LOC130050941 gene encoding ankyrin repeat domain-containing protein 50-like has protein sequence MKCYYFLVFELTNETGNKTAENSNSPAGNGGQTESLQTEPDNTRSNKNGKNKPNALHEACNNAKLEIFKHCIQTYPDLLHNVDNDGWNAALYAARGGNVKILQLLTNNEVDVKHKNNDGWNILHVACVNSNVEMSRSIIQTYPDLLQNVDNDGWNAALHAARGGNVKILQLLANNEVDVKHKNNDGWNILHVAYVMSNLEMSRYIIQTYPDLLHNVDNAGWNAALHTARGGNVKILQLLANNEVDVKHKDNNGWNILNVACVNSNLKMSRYIIQTYPEFLHNVDNYGWNAALHAAKGGNVKILQLLANNEVDVKHKDNDGWNILHVACVNSNLEMSRYIIQTYPDLLHNVDNDGWNSALHAAREEMLRFYNYC, from the exons ATGAAATGTTATTATTTTCTAGTTTTTGAATTAACCAACGAAACAGGAAATAAAACGGCAGAAAATAGCAATTCTCCTGCAG GAAATGGAGGACAAACGGAGTCTTTACAAACAGAGCCTGATAACACACGTagtaataaaaatggaaaaaataagcCTAATGCATTACATGAAGCCTGCAACAATgcaaaacttgaaatttttaaGCATTGTatccaaacataccctgaccttctacacaATGTTGATAAtgatggatggaatgctgctctatACGCCGCTCGGggaggaaacgttaaaattctacaattactgacaaataatgaagtagacgtcaaacataaaaacaatgatgGCTGGAACATTCTTCATGTGGCTTGTGTAAACTCTAACGTAGAGATGAGTCGTTctatcatccaaacataccctgaccttctacagaatgtagataatgatggatggaatgctgctctacacgccGCTCGGggaggaaacgttaaaattctacaactactggcaaacaatgaagtagacgtcaaacataaaaacaatgatggctggaacattcttcacgtGGCTTATGTAATGTCTAACCTAGAAATGAGccgttatatcatccaaacataccctgaccttctacacaATGTAGATAATGctggatggaatgctgctctacacaCCGCTCgaggaggaaacgttaaaattctacaactactggcaaacaatgaagtagacgtcaaacataaagaCAATAATGGCTGGAACATTCTGAACGTGGCTTGTGTAAACTCTAACTTAAAGATGAGTCGctatatcatccaaacataccctgaATTTCTACACAATGTTGATAATTatggatggaatgctgctctacacgctGCGAAAGGAGGAAATGTcaaaattctacaactactggcaaacaatgaagtagacgtcaaacataaagacaatgatggctggaacattcttcacgtGGCTTGTGTAAACTCTAACTTAGAGATGAGTCGTTATATTatccaaacataccctgaccttctacacaATGTTGATAATGATGGATGGAATTCTGCTCTACACGCTGCTCGagaggaaatgttaagattctacaactactgttag